In Papaver somniferum cultivar HN1 unplaced genomic scaffold, ASM357369v1 unplaced-scaffold_41, whole genome shotgun sequence, one genomic interval encodes:
- the LOC113342472 gene encoding meiotic recombination protein DMC1 homolog isoform X2, which translates to MIDLKSEGEGQLQLIERDDMEDEEDLFEAIDKLIAQGINAGDIKKLQDAGIYTCNGLMMHTKKNLTGIKGLSEAKVDKICEAAEKIVNFGYITGSDALLKRKQVIKITSGSSALDELLGGGIETSCITEAFGEFRSGKTQLAHTLCVTTQLPINMHGGNGKVAYIDTEGTFRPDRIIPIAERFGMDAGAVLDNIVYARAYTYEHQYNLLLGLAAKMSEEPFRLLIVDSIIALFRVDFTGRGELAERQQKLAQMLSRLTKIAEEFNVAVYMTNQVIADPAGGVFISDPKKPAGGHVLAHAATIRLMFRKGKGEQRVCKVFDAPNLPEAEAIFQITAGGIADAKD; encoded by the exons ATGATCGATCTAAA ATCTGAAGGAGAAGGTCAGTTACAGCTCATTGAGAGAGAtgatatggaagatgaagaagatttgttTGAAGCGATTGATAAAT TAATCGCTCAAGGAATCAACGCTGGAGACATTAAGAAGCTTCAAGATGCGGGAATCTACACCTGCAATGGATTGATGATGCATACCAAAAAG AATTTAACTGGTATCAAAGGATTATCAGAAGCTAAAGTCGATAAAATCTGTGAAGCAGCCGAGAAAATAGTG AATTTCGGTTACATTACTGGAAGTGATGCTTTGCTTAAG aGGAAGCAGGTTATCAAAATCACTAGTGGAAGCTCTGCCCTAGATGAACTTCTAGGCG GTGGAATTGAAACCTCCTGTATTACAGAAGCTTTTGGAGAGTTCAG ATCAGGCAAAACTCAGCTTGCTCATACACTATGTGTTACAACACAG CTTCCCATTAACATGCATGGAGGAAATGGGAAAGTCGCTTACATTGACACTGAAGGAACTTT TCGTCCTGATCGTATTATACCCATTGCTGAGAGGTTTGGTATGGATGCTGGAGCTGTACTGGACAAT ATTGTGTATGCGCGTGCTTATACTTATGAGCACCAGTACAACCTTCTACTTGGATTGGCTGCAAAAATGTCTGAGGAACCTTTCAGACTATTA ATTGTTGATTCGATCATAGCTCTATTTCGAGTTGATTTCACTGGCCGAGGGGAGCTTGCTGAGCGCCAG CAAAAACTTGCACAGATGCTTTCACGTCTGACAAAAATAGCCGAGGAGTTCAATGTTGCAGTCTACATGACCAACCAAG TTATAGCTGATCCAGCAGGAGGTGTATTCATCTCAGATCCAAAGAAACCTGCAGGAGGGCATGTACTGGCTCATGCAGCAACTATTAGGTTGATGTTTAGGAAAGGCAAAGGCGAGCAACGTGTCTGCAAGGTGTTTGATGCCCCTAATCTACCAGAAGCAGAAGCT ATTTTTCAGATAACAGCAGGTGGAATCGCAGATGCCAAGGACTGA
- the LOC113342472 gene encoding meiotic recombination protein DMC1 homolog isoform X1, producing the protein MIDLKCRSEGEGQLQLIERDDMEDEEDLFEAIDKLIAQGINAGDIKKLQDAGIYTCNGLMMHTKKNLTGIKGLSEAKVDKICEAAEKIVNFGYITGSDALLKRKQVIKITSGSSALDELLGGGIETSCITEAFGEFRSGKTQLAHTLCVTTQLPINMHGGNGKVAYIDTEGTFRPDRIIPIAERFGMDAGAVLDNIVYARAYTYEHQYNLLLGLAAKMSEEPFRLLIVDSIIALFRVDFTGRGELAERQQKLAQMLSRLTKIAEEFNVAVYMTNQVIADPAGGVFISDPKKPAGGHVLAHAATIRLMFRKGKGEQRVCKVFDAPNLPEAEAIFQITAGGIADAKD; encoded by the exons ATGATCGATCTAAA GTGTAGATCTGAAGGAGAAGGTCAGTTACAGCTCATTGAGAGAGAtgatatggaagatgaagaagatttgttTGAAGCGATTGATAAAT TAATCGCTCAAGGAATCAACGCTGGAGACATTAAGAAGCTTCAAGATGCGGGAATCTACACCTGCAATGGATTGATGATGCATACCAAAAAG AATTTAACTGGTATCAAAGGATTATCAGAAGCTAAAGTCGATAAAATCTGTGAAGCAGCCGAGAAAATAGTG AATTTCGGTTACATTACTGGAAGTGATGCTTTGCTTAAG aGGAAGCAGGTTATCAAAATCACTAGTGGAAGCTCTGCCCTAGATGAACTTCTAGGCG GTGGAATTGAAACCTCCTGTATTACAGAAGCTTTTGGAGAGTTCAG ATCAGGCAAAACTCAGCTTGCTCATACACTATGTGTTACAACACAG CTTCCCATTAACATGCATGGAGGAAATGGGAAAGTCGCTTACATTGACACTGAAGGAACTTT TCGTCCTGATCGTATTATACCCATTGCTGAGAGGTTTGGTATGGATGCTGGAGCTGTACTGGACAAT ATTGTGTATGCGCGTGCTTATACTTATGAGCACCAGTACAACCTTCTACTTGGATTGGCTGCAAAAATGTCTGAGGAACCTTTCAGACTATTA ATTGTTGATTCGATCATAGCTCTATTTCGAGTTGATTTCACTGGCCGAGGGGAGCTTGCTGAGCGCCAG CAAAAACTTGCACAGATGCTTTCACGTCTGACAAAAATAGCCGAGGAGTTCAATGTTGCAGTCTACATGACCAACCAAG TTATAGCTGATCCAGCAGGAGGTGTATTCATCTCAGATCCAAAGAAACCTGCAGGAGGGCATGTACTGGCTCATGCAGCAACTATTAGGTTGATGTTTAGGAAAGGCAAAGGCGAGCAACGTGTCTGCAAGGTGTTTGATGCCCCTAATCTACCAGAAGCAGAAGCT ATTTTTCAGATAACAGCAGGTGGAATCGCAGATGCCAAGGACTGA